In a single window of the Entelurus aequoreus isolate RoL-2023_Sb linkage group LG16, RoL_Eaeq_v1.1, whole genome shotgun sequence genome:
- the lamc2 gene encoding LOW QUALITY PROTEIN: laminin subunit gamma-2 (The sequence of the model RefSeq protein was modified relative to this genomic sequence to represent the inferred CDS: inserted 1 base in 1 codon; deleted 1 base in 1 codon) — protein MEVSWMSLYILFFALCAVTATNRFRCECNGRSGQCLLDKLGLRCVTCKGNSEGRHCERCKDGFYQQGASLSCIPCGCHTGGSIGTMCDHRGRCTCKEGVTGQKCDRCPDGAIGPNGCLQRRRRSEDSGAPLCFCYGHSSKCSPQSTYTVHNITSTFALGTEDWKAATSQGLTPADVHYRWSPKHQDVEVISRNSLPVYLYAPASFLGNRLLSYGRNLSFSLRLDRGIPHPSMNDVILEGSGHRVSASLGDLRSVVPCGQKLNYTFRLDEQPGSRWRPQLSPFQFQTLLQNLSAIKIRATFGDKGRGYLDNVKLVWAKQGDGVPASWVRVCSCPEGYDGNFCEQCATGFRRRKAANGAFSPCEPCSCGGGDCDSNTGDCYPADETQRCPDGFYWDLWTRNCIRCPCPEGASCSLVVGSVQPRCNFCPLGTTGVRCDECMEGFYGSPAGGIGGLRPCRPCECSGHIDVSVAGSCDRTSGECLKCVNNTMGRRCDICLPGFYHRRVVDACRPCECDLRGAESLQCDDGGRCRCKPGFEGEKCQLSRECPSCFNSAKDKVDLLAVRMQQLEALNSQIGGGFKPTNNADVEARLRAAALLVSDLEGDVERLTDLDKQLQQGLSSIGRKQLSEEQDVQNMAKATDDIKQRQQTYRTKADQLQKLMDDMKRTLNSAKADLRSADVAVGDDPLSPNLLSEFAKTATTLADKHLTKADTVDVSAKDALSDANKGLELMRTLVNEEKKVKDVIGGVKTMYDNMAGRAKGLENGAVNVGNEATNLMTMAGGTLKDIAKMEKDVPSAMKEETDAMAAKLDFLREAADGNLAGFEALQDNIQRDKVATQDLLAQGRSTQQGLNTLIDRVNTAKADTDGALQRIRSNTDKLDGALNALRGFDQQIDSNKVLADAAIKRLPVINATIQRADKNNAETLGLLSGVSEDSDQAMASINMLEKLIPALEGTASSLPSHAGLVNNATKINEGAKNLRTQVDDFTTDLDDRMNDARRQEAEAEEALGGAEEALSNAKLARDAAGKTLRDITNALANINQPGTLDPKRLQQLEDSMAGIRNDVEVNXRPRLRNFEAKEAAQRLLLDTLNQDIETILSDVINLEDILRAIPNGCFNGAPTELP, from the exons ATGGAGGTCAGCTGGATGTCGCTATATATACTTTTCTTCGCCCTTTGCGCCGTCACAGCCACCAACC GGTTCCGCTGTGAATGCAATGGCCGATCTGGGCAGTGCCTGCTGGACAAGCTGGGCCTGCGTTGTGTCACTTGCAAGGGGAATAGCGAAGGCCGCCACTGCGAGCGCTGCAAAGATGGCTTCTACCAGCAGGGAGCGTCACTGAGCTGCATACCGTGTGGCTGCCACACCGGAG GTTCCATTGGTACCATGTGTGACCACAGGGGGCGTTGTACTTGTAAAGAAGGTGTCACGGGACAAAAGTGCGACCGCTGCCCAGATGGAGCAATCGGACCCAATGGCTGCTTACAGAG GCGCCGACGCAGCGAAGATTCTGGTGCTCCATTGTGTTTCTGCTACGGTCACAGCAGCAAATGTTCCCCTCAGTCCACTTACACAGTCCACAACATCACCTCCACCTTTGCACTCG gaACAGAAGATTGGAAGGCGGCGACTTCACAAGGCCTCACTCCAGCAGATGTCCACTATCGCTGGTCCCCAAAGCACCAGGATGTGGAGGTCATCTCCAGGAACAGTCTGCCGGTCTACCTGTATGCTCCAG CTTCCTTCCTGGGCAACAGGTTGCTAAGTTACGGCCGGAACTTGTCCTTCTCATTGCGTCTGGATCGTGGCATTCCACACCCGTCTATGAACGATGTAATTCTGGAAGGTTCCGGTCATAGAGTATCTGCCTCGTTGGGCGACCTGCGCTCAGTGGTTCCCTGCGGACAGAAGCTCAACTACACCTTCAG ACTGGACGAGCAGCCCGGAAGCAGGTGGCGTCCACAACTCTCCCCCTTCCAGTTCCAGACGCTCCTCCAGAACCTCAGCGCCATCAAGATACGGGCTACCTTTGGTGATAAAG GACGAGGTTACCTTGACAACGTGAAACTGGTGTGGGCAAAGCAAGGGGATGGCGTCCCGGCCAGCTGGGTCCGGGTTTGCTCCTGCCCAGAGGGATATGACGGCAACTTCTGCGAACAATGCGCAACAGGTTTCAGGCGCCGGAAGGCCGCGAACGGTGCCTTCAGCCCGTGCGAGCCCTGCAGCTGTGGCGGGGGTGACTGCGACTCGAACACAGGCGACTGTTACCCTGCGGATGAGACACAGCGCTGCCCAGACGGGTTCTACTGGGATCTCTGGACCAGAAACTGCATCAGGTGTCCCTGTCCAGAAGGAGCATCGTGCTCACTGGTTGTTGGATCAGTGCAACCCAGATGTAATTTCTGTCCACTTGGAACCACAG GTGTTCGCTGTGACGAATGTATGGAGGGGTTCTATGGCTCTCCTGCAGGGGGCATTGGTGGGCTGCGACCATGCCGACCTTGCGAGTGTAGCGGCCACATAGATGTCAGTGTGGCAGGAAGCTGCGATCGTACGAGTGGAGAATGTCTGAAGTGTGTCAACAACACCATGGGACGACGATGTGACATCTGCTTGCCAGGGTTCTATCACCGCAGAGTGGTCGACGCCTGCAGGC CGTGTGAATGCGACCTTCGGGGCGCCGAGTCGCTGCAGTGTGACGATGGTGGCCGTTGTCGCTGCAAGCCGGGCTTTGAGGGGGAAAAATGTCAGTTGTCCCGCGAATGTCCCTCCTGTTTCAACTCAGCCAAAGACAAG GTGGACTTGTTGGCCGTCAGAATGCAGCAGCTGGAGGCGCTGAATTCGCAGATTGGCGGTGGCTTCAAACCCACTAACAACGCAGACGTTGAGGCCAGGTTACGTGCCGCCGCACTGCTGGTCAGCGACCTGGAGGGCGACGTTGAGCGGCTGACAG ACTTGGATAAGCAACTGCAGCAAGGTCTGTCCTCCATTGGCAGAAAACAACTGTCCGAGGAACAAGACGTCCAGAACATGGCAAAGGCCACCGATGACATAAAACAACGGCAGCAGACCTACAGGACCAAAGCGGATCAGCTTCAAAAATTAATGGATGACATGAAACGCACACTGAACAGCGCCAAGGCAGACCTTCGATCGGCT GATGTTGCAGTGGGAGACGACCCGCTGAGTCCAAACCTTCTCTCTGAGTTTGCAAAGACGGCGACAACCTTGGCTGATAA ACATCTAACGAAGGCGGACACAGTGGACGTGAGCGCCAAGGACGCTCTGAGCGACGCCAACAAAGGTTTGGAGTTGATGCGCACGCTGGTGAATGAGGAGAAGAAGGTGAAAGATGTGATTGGAGGCGTGAAAACTAT GTACGACAACATGGCGGGCCGGGCTAAAGGCTTAGAGAATGGGGCGGTCAATGTGGGCAATGAGGCCACAAACCTGATGACCATGGCAGGCGGCACTTTGAAAGACATTGCCAAGATGGAGAAAGACGTCCCGTCCGCCATGAAG GAGGAGACGGACGCCATGGCAGCCAAGTTGGATTTCCTGAGAGAGGCCGCGGACGGAAATCTGGCGGGTTTTGAGGCGCTGCAGGACAACATCCAGCGAGACAAAGTCGCCACCCAGGATCTTTTGGCGCAGGGCAGAAGCACTCAGCAG GGCCtgaacacgctgatagacagagtGAACACCGCCAAGGCTGACACTGATGGGGCGCTACAACGCATCAGGAGCAACACCGACAAGCTTGACGGCGCTCTCAACGCTCTCAGAG GCTTCGACCAGCAGATTGATAGCAATAAGGTGCTGGCGGACGCCGCCATCAAGCGACTTCCTGTCATCAATGCAACCATCCAGCGAGCCGACAAAAACAATGCAGAGACGTTAGGGTTGCTGAGTGGTGTGTCTGAAGACTCGGACCAGGCGATGGCTTCCATCAACATGCTGGAGAAACTGATCCCTGCACTGGAG GGAACGGCGAGTTCGTTACCATCTCACGCCGGCCTCGTGAACAACGCCACTAAAATAAACGAAGGTGCCAAAAACCTGCGCACTCAAGTCGACGATTTCACCACAGATCTGGACGACAGGATGAACGACGCTAGAAGACAGGAAGCAGAGGCAGAGGAG GCTCTTGGTGGAGCAGAAGAGGCATTAAGTAATGCCAAATTGGCCAGAGACGCTGCAGGAAAAACGCTGCGAGACATCACCAACGCGCTGGCTAACATCA ACCAACCAGGCACGCTGGACCCGAAACGTCTGCAGCAGCTGGAGGACTCCATGGCAGGCATCCGCAACGATGTGGAGGTCA TGAGGCCCCGGCTGAGAAACTTTGAGGCGAAGGAGGCTGCTCAGCGCCTCCTGCTGGACACCCTTAACCAGGACATCGAGACCATCCTTAGC GACGTCATCAACCTGGAGGACATCCTGAGAGCCATTCCCAATGGCTGCTTTAACGGTGCCCCCACAGAGCTTCCGTGA